TACCACAAGTGCGAAAGCTCTTATAAAACAATGGCACATAAGATATATGCAAATAGTGAGAATGGGTATTGGAGGGTATGCAACCCTCTAAACGTGCTAAGAGCTACGAATAATACCATACGTGGCAAAATGAATAGACACGATGTAAAAAGATTACTAAAACGTGGCTATTGTGATGCTATAAAAAATGTATGGGAGATGCTGGAATATCAAACATTCAAGCCATCAAAATACACAGAGAAAACTATTTTTGATGTGAAGCAACGCAACCTCAAAATAGCACCGCTATACCCCGATAGAATAGTACACCACTGCTTGATAGATGTTATTGAGGAAGATTTGCGCAAGATTTTTATTGCCAATACCTATGCTTGCATTAAAGGGCGTGGAATACATAAGTGCCTAACCGATTTGAACCGTGCGTTACAAAAAGATAAAGCAGGTACAAAGTATTGCCTAAAAATAGATGTAAGGCATTATTACGATAGCATTGTACATAGCATACTCAAAGATATAATAGCAAAAAGCTATGGGGATAAAAAGCTGCTTTGGCTTATGCACCTTATAATAGATAGTACAGAGGGCGATATTGGTTTACCAATAGGCTTTTTAACAAGCCAGCATTTTGCAAATTGGTATTTAAGCCCATTTGACCATTGGGTTAAAGAGGTGTTGCGTGTAAGGTATTATTACAGGTATATGGACGATATTGTAATACTCGCTAATAGTAAAGCAAAACTGCACTATATACTTGAACAAGTAAGAGAGTACTTGCAAACAAAGCTAAGGCTAACTATAAAAGCAAACTGGCAAATATTCCCAGTAGATGCACGCAGTATAGACTTTGTAGGTTACAAAAGCAACCATTACAATATATTGGCACGAAAAAGCATTTTGTACACCTATTGGAGAAAGTTGAAAAGGCTGCAAAATAGTTATGGAGCGATGACAGAAAGCGAGTTGCGACATAAGCTATCTGCACACTTTGGCTGGCTGCAACATTGCTCAAACAAGCATTATAAAGAGA
The Prevotella sp. HUN102 genome window above contains:
- a CDS encoding RNA-directed DNA polymerase, producing the protein MAHKIYANSENGYWRVCNPLNVLRATNNTIRGKMNRHDVKRLLKRGYCDAIKNVWEMLEYQTFKPSKYTEKTIFDVKQRNLKIAPLYPDRIVHHCLIDVIEEDLRKIFIANTYACIKGRGIHKCLTDLNRALQKDKAGTKYCLKIDVRHYYDSIVHSILKDIIAKSYGDKKLLWLMHLIIDSTEGDIGLPIGFLTSQHFANWYLSPFDHWVKEVLRVRYYYRYMDDIVILANSKAKLHYILEQVREYLQTKLRLTIKANWQIFPVDARSIDFVGYKSNHYNILARKSILYTYWRKLKRLQNSYGAMTESELRHKLSAHFGWLQHCSNKHYKEIISLTLKQIRIKQMEEKRLSTGLHSDSVQPTF